A genomic segment from Deltaproteobacteria bacterium encodes:
- the lon gene encoding endopeptidase La has protein sequence MVDFINKDEQDKITAMPLLPLRDVVVFPHMIVPLFVGRERSIFALESAMKFEKSIFLVAQKNAKKDEPHEEDIYNVGTIGTIIQLLRLPDRTVKVLVEGRVRGVIKEYLHDEEFFYANVEEIAELPDPDLQMTDALMRSIKEAFEAYLKLSKKVHVEISGTVAAMDNPSKFADIVISNINVKLEDRQKILEIFNINERMEAIYAMIVAENEILQVEEKIKRRVKKQMEKTQKDYYLNEQMRAIQKEMGDKDDIKNEIAELEKRLKAKKLSEEASKKVKQEIKKLQMMAPMSAESTVVRNYIEWLLDMPWEEKTENTHNLLESEAMLEEDHHGLKKVKERIIEYLAVQSLVKKNKSSILCLVGPPGVGKTSIAKSVARATNRKFVRMSLGGVRDEAEIRGHRRTYIGAMPGKIIQLLKKAGSNNPVFCLDEVDKLTSDFRGDPSSALLEVLDPEQNNAFNDNYLEVDYDLSDVMFITTANVLQTIPAPLQDRMEVIRIAGYTEPEKLSIAQRFLVAKELEANGLTSANLVFTDGALLAIIRQYTREAGVRNLEREIASICRKIAREIVANGFQNQFKISSKSVAKYLGVPKHRHGETEGKDEIGLTIGLAWTEVGGELLVVETSVMKGNGKMTLTGKLGDVMQESAQAALTYVRARAEQFGLEDNFYKEMDIHVHVPEGAIPKDGPSAGIAIATSIASVLTKRKVRADLAMTGEITLRGRVLPIGGLKEKLLAAHRGNIKTVIIPEDNEKDLADVPANILKALNIVFVGNVDDVLKVALLPAAGEIARKETGADELPLIVLPAAQGATQLQINH, from the coding sequence ATGGTTGATTTCATTAACAAAGATGAACAGGATAAGATTACAGCTATGCCACTTTTACCTTTAAGGGACGTGGTTGTATTTCCCCACATGATTGTGCCGCTTTTCGTAGGCCGCGAGAGATCCATTTTCGCGCTGGAATCGGCCATGAAGTTTGAAAAAAGCATTTTTTTAGTGGCCCAGAAAAATGCCAAGAAGGATGAGCCGCACGAGGAAGATATTTACAATGTTGGTACCATTGGCACAATAATTCAGTTATTGCGCCTGCCTGATAGAACAGTCAAGGTTCTTGTTGAAGGACGTGTCCGGGGCGTAATTAAGGAATATCTACACGATGAAGAATTTTTCTATGCCAATGTGGAAGAGATTGCCGAGCTGCCGGATCCCGACCTGCAAATGACCGACGCCCTGATGAGGAGCATCAAGGAGGCCTTCGAGGCCTATTTGAAGCTGAGCAAGAAGGTGCATGTCGAAATATCGGGCACCGTTGCGGCCATGGATAATCCTTCCAAATTTGCGGATATCGTAATTTCCAACATTAACGTCAAACTCGAGGACAGGCAGAAAATACTCGAGATATTCAATATCAATGAGCGGATGGAAGCCATCTATGCCATGATCGTTGCGGAGAACGAAATCCTGCAGGTGGAGGAAAAGATCAAGCGCCGCGTCAAAAAGCAGATGGAAAAGACGCAGAAGGACTATTATCTAAACGAGCAGATGCGCGCCATCCAGAAAGAGATGGGGGATAAGGATGATATTAAAAATGAAATAGCCGAACTGGAAAAACGTCTAAAAGCGAAGAAATTATCAGAAGAGGCGAGTAAAAAGGTCAAGCAGGAAATAAAAAAGCTGCAGATGATGGCTCCCATGTCGGCTGAATCCACGGTGGTCAGAAACTATATAGAATGGCTGCTGGATATGCCCTGGGAGGAGAAAACCGAAAATACGCATAACTTGCTGGAATCGGAAGCCATGCTTGAGGAAGATCATCATGGTCTGAAGAAGGTGAAGGAGCGGATAATAGAATATCTGGCCGTACAGAGTCTGGTCAAAAAGAATAAAAGTTCCATCCTCTGCCTGGTAGGACCGCCGGGTGTTGGCAAGACCTCCATCGCGAAATCTGTCGCTCGCGCCACCAATAGAAAATTTGTCCGCATGTCGCTCGGGGGTGTCCGGGACGAGGCCGAGATCAGGGGGCACCGGCGAACTTACATCGGCGCTATGCCGGGCAAGATCATTCAGTTATTAAAAAAAGCCGGTTCCAATAACCCCGTTTTCTGCCTGGACGAGGTTGATAAATTAACCTCTGATTTCCGCGGTGATCCATCCTCCGCGCTGTTGGAGGTTCTTGATCCGGAGCAGAATAATGCCTTCAATGACAACTACCTGGAGGTAGATTATGACCTTTCCGACGTAATGTTTATCACGACGGCCAATGTCCTGCAAACCATACCGGCGCCATTGCAGGACCGGATGGAAGTGATCCGTATTGCGGGATATACGGAACCGGAAAAATTGAGTATTGCCCAGCGGTTTCTGGTGGCCAAGGAATTGGAAGCCAATGGCTTGACCAGCGCCAATCTGGTGTTTACAGATGGCGCCCTCCTGGCCATTATCCGCCAGTATACCCGGGAGGCTGGCGTCAGAAATCTGGAGCGGGAAATTGCCTCCATTTGTCGCAAAATTGCCCGCGAGATTGTTGCCAATGGTTTTCAAAATCAGTTTAAAATATCATCCAAATCTGTGGCGAAATATCTGGGCGTGCCGAAGCACCGGCATGGTGAAACAGAAGGCAAGGACGAAATTGGCTTGACGATAGGTCTGGCCTGGACGGAAGTAGGAGGTGAATTGCTGGTAGTGGAAACCTCCGTCATGAAGGGTAACGGGAAGATGACCCTGACGGGCAAACTGGGCGACGTGATGCAGGAATCGGCTCAGGCGGCTTTGACTTATGTGCGGGCCAGGGCGGAGCAGTTTGGCTTGGAGGACAATTTTTACAAGGAAATGGACATCCACGTCCATGTTCCCGAAGGCGCGATACCAAAGGATGGTCCCTCGGCGGGGATTGCTATTGCCACCTCCATTGCTTCGGTACTTACCAAAAGAAAGGTTCGCGCCGACCTGGCCATGACCGGGGAAATTACCCTGCGTGGCAGAGTCCTCCCGATCGGAGGATTAAAGGAGAAGCTGCTGGCGGCGCATCGCGGCAATATTAAAACGGTTATAATTCCCGAGGATAACGAAAAGGATCTGGCGGATGTTCCGGCCAATATATTAAAGGCCTTGAATATAGTTTTTGTTGGCAACGTGGACGATGTGCTAAAGGTCGCCTTGCTACCTGCGGCCGGAGAAATTGCCCGGAAGGAAACAGGCGCCGATGAATTACCGCTGATTGTTTTGCCAGCCGCGCAGGGTGCTACCCAGTTGCAAATAAATCATTAA